A genomic segment from Sander vitreus isolate 19-12246 chromosome 3, sanVit1, whole genome shotgun sequence encodes:
- the LOC144514195 gene encoding fructose-bisphosphate aldolase C-B-like, with protein MTHQSPTLSEAQKRELHETALRIVSPGKGILAADESVGSMAKRLAQVGVENTEENRRQYRQILFSADDRINGCIGGVIFFHETLYQHTDNGIAFVKMIRDRGIMVGIKVDKGVVPLAGTCGETTTQGLDGLSERCAQYKKDGAVFAKWRCVLKISDTNPSKLAITENANVLARYSSICQQHGIVPIIEPEILPDGDHDLKRSQYITEKVLTAVYKAMSDHHVYLEGTILKPNMVTSGHSCPTKYSPEEVAMATVTALRRTVPTAVTGVAFLSGGQSEEEASVHLNAINNCPLAKPWILTFSFGRALQASALRAWRGHKENEKAATEQFIKRAEANSLACQGKYPGGDNYGEAGPRSYGSSHAY; from the exons ATGACACACCAGTCCCCCACACTCTCCGAGGCGCAGAAGAGGGAGCTCCATGAGACTGCTCTACGCATAGTTTCTCCAGGGAAGGGCATCCTGGCTGCAGACGAGTCTGTCG GCAGCATGGCTAAGCGGCTGGCTCAGGTCGGGGTGGAGAACACAGAGGAGAACCGCAGACAGTACCGGCAGATTCTCTTTAGTGCAGACGATCGCATCAACGGCTGCATTGGAGGGGTCATCTTCTTCCATGAGACGCTGTACCAGCACACTGATAACGGCATAGCCTTTGTCAAGATGATCAGGGACAGGGGCATCATGGTCGGCATCAAG GTTGACAAGGGTGTTGTACCCCTGGCAGGAACTTGTGGAGAAACCACCACACAGG GTCTGGATGGATTGTCGGAGCGCTGTGCGCAGTATAAAAAGGATGGAGCTGTCTTTGCAAAGTGGCGCTGTGTGCTTAAAATCAGTGACACCAATCCATCTAAACTGGCTATAACAGAAAATGCAAATGTTCTTGCACGCTACTCCAGTATCTGCCAGCAG CATGGCATCGTGCCCATTATAGAGCCGGAGATTTTGCCTGATGGAGATCATGACCTGAAACGCAGCCAGTACATCACTGAGAAG GTACTGACTGCAGTGTACAAGGCCATGTCAGACCACCATGTGTACCTGGAAGGCACTATCCTCAAACCCAACATGGTCACCTCTGGACACAGCTGCCCCACCAAGTACAGCCCAGAGGAGGTTGCTATGGCAACTGTCACCGCCTTGCGCCGCACTGTCCCCACAGCTGTCACAG GAGTGGCTTTTCTCTCAGGCGGTCAGAGTGAAGAAGAGGCCTCTGTCCACCTCAATGCCATCAACAACTGCCCTCTGGCCAAACCCTGGATCCTAACGTTCTCCTTCGGCCGAGCCCTGCAGGCGTCTGCACTCAGAGCCTGGAGAGGACATAAAGAGAATGAGAAAGCCGCCACTGAGCAGTTCATCAAGAGAGCAGAG GCGAACAGTCTGGCATGTCAGGGGAAGTACCCTGGAGGAGATAACTACGGCGAGGCTGGCCCACGCAGCTATGGTTCCTCTCATGCATACTGA
- the srsf1a gene encoding serine/arginine-rich splicing factor 1A has product MSGVVRGPAGNNDCRIYVGNLPPDIRTKDVEDVFYKYGTIRDIDLKNRRGGPPFAFIEFEDPRDADDAVYGRDGYDYDGYRLRVEFPRSGRGSRGGFGGIGGAPRGRYGPPSRRSEYRVIVSGLPQSGSWQDLKDHMREAGDVCYADVFRDGTGVVEFVRKEDMTYAVRKLDNTKFRSHEGETAYIRVKLDGPRSPSYGRSRSRSRGSRSRSRSRSASRSRSNSRGRGRGSPRYSPRHSRSRSRS; this is encoded by the exons ATGTCGGGTGTTGTGCGAGGCCCCGCTGGGAACAACGACTGCCGGATATATGTGGGAAATCTTCCTCCTGATATTCGCACAAAAGACGTGGAAGACGTGTTCTACAAATACGGGACAATTCGAGATATCGATCTGAAGAACCGGAGAGGGGGGCCGCCGTTCGCCTTCATTGAATTCGAGGACCCCAG GGACGCTGATGATGCAGTCTATGGGCGGGATGGTTATGATTATGACGGCTACAGGCTGCGTGTGGAGTTTCCTCGGAGCGGTAGGGGCTCGAGAGGCGGGTTCGGTGGGATCGGTGGAGCTCCCAGGGGCAGATATGGGCCCCCATCCAGACGCTCCGAGTACAGGGTCATTGTGTCGG GACTCCCTCAGAGCGGCAGCTGGCAGGACCTGAAGGACCACATGCGTGAAGCAGGCGACGTGTGCTACGCCGACGTTTTCAGAGATGGAACCGGAGTTGTAGAATTTGTGCGCAAAGAAGACATGACCTATGCCGTCCGAAAGCTGGACAACACCAAATTCCGCTCGCATGAG GGAGAGACTGCTTACATTCGTGTGAAATTAGACGGTCCCCGCAGCCCAAGTTATGGAAGATCTCGCTCCCGCAGCCGTGGCAGTCGGAGCAGGAGCCGCAGTCGCAGCGCCAGCCGCAGTCGCAGCAATTCCCGGGGCCGTGGCAGAGGATCGCCCCGCTACTCGCCTCGTCACAGCCGCTCTCGATCCCGTTCTTAA
- the dynll2a gene encoding dynein, light chain, LC8-type 2a, with protein sequence MTDRKAVIKNADMSEDMQQDAVDCATQAMEKYNIEKDIAAYIKKEFDKKYNPTWHCIVGRNFGSYVTHETKHFIYFYLGQVAILLFKSG encoded by the exons ATGACTGACAGGAAAGCTGTGATCAAGAACGCAGACATGTCCGAGGACATGCAGCAGGACGCGGTGGACTGTGCCACCCAGGCCATGGAGAAGTACAACATAGAGAAGGACATCGCAGCCTACATCAAGAAG GAGTTTGACAAGAAGTACAACCCCACCTGGCACTGCATCGTCGGGAGGAACTTCGGCAGCTACGTCACCCACGAGACAAAGCATTTCATTTACTTCTACTTGGGCCAAGTGGCTATATTGCTCTTCAAGTCTGGCTGA